Part of the Paenibacillus kyungheensis genome, ATTCAAAAGCAATATTGACGGCATTGGTAACCACAGTAATATTTTTATGATGCTTTAATGCCATCGCTATCAAAAAAGTAGTTGTACCACCTGTAAGTCCAATAACATCACCATCAACGACTAATGCAGCAGCAGCTTCCGCAATTTTTTGCTTATCTGGTTGCTGAGCCAACTGTTTATCGACAAATGGAACTTCATCCTGACTGATTTTGCTTCCACCTTCGTAGACGGCTCCACCAATGGTACGAATAAGCTGTCCTTCTTTCTCCATGAGGTCGAGATCACGTCTAGCTGTAGCTTCAGAGCAACCAATAACTCCAGTGATTTCTTGAACAGATATTTTGCCATTCTTTTTGATCATATCCATAATTTTTGTACGTCGTAATTCACTTTTAGAATACTCCATTTCTGCAATCTCCTTTGATTGTTATGAGCATTATTAATATAATTTTGCTCTTTTTAATCATTTTGTATGATTACAGAATGAATTGCAAGCATCTATTATAGGATAATTTTGTTCACCTTTATAAGGGAATGACCTGAACAGCAGATTCTAACTCCAGGTAAGTCGCATAATCCATATCGCCTGCTTTTTCAGATAATGCATTTGCAGTGGCAACAGCAGAAGCTAACTTTAACTGTTGTATAGGTTCATACTGTTTTGATGTTGCAAATGCCATCCCTGCTACAAAAGCATCACCGCACCCCACCGTATTGATGGCTTGAATAGATGGAGATATCACTTGATACACTTGCTTATTGATAATCGCAATAGACCCCTGACTTCCTCGGGTAATGCAAACTTTCTCTATACCACGATCAATTAGAAGCCAAGCGGCGTCAATGTATTGTTGATCTGTAGTCAGCAAAGTATTGGTCCATTGCTCTAACTCTTGTTGATTCGGTTTGATAAAATAAGGCTTAGCTTGGATCGAATCTGTAAAAGCAGCTCCACTTGTATCCAAAAAAGCATGTCCGCCTGCCTGCTGTACAATTTCGATGAGTTCAGCATATCCATTCGTCGCCACTCCTTGAGGCAAGCTTCCTGAAAAAACAATAATCGTAGACATCTGTGCAAGTTGCTGTATTTTCTGTTTGATAGCTATCCATTGCGATGAAGAAATGATAAGCCCCGGTTCTAACAATTCAGTAGAAGCATGTTGATTGGATTCATCAATAATATTGAGACATATTCTAGATTCACCCGATGTCATAACAAAATCTGTGCTTATTTTTCGTGTTTGTAGCAAATGGTCTATCTGTTGCCCATTGTCTCCTCCTATACAACCAGAAGCAATCACTTCGCCACCTAATAATTTGATAATTTTTGCTACGTTATTTCCTTTACCACCTGGTTCTGTGAGTACACGTCTAACCCGATTGACCTGATGTGTAGCAAATGAATCCATATAATAGGTTTTATCTACTGCTGCATTTAAGGTCACCGTAGTAATCATTGTAAAACGCCTGCTTTACCTGCCGATCCGCATAGTCCAATTTTTTGCATTGCTAATTGTTTAACCGCTTCTTTAGCAGGAATCATATATTTACGTGGATCATTTTCGGAAGGATTCTCGTCAAAAATTTGTTTAATCGCATCTGAGAAAGCGATACGTAATTCAGTAGCTACATTCATTTTGGACATGCCTAGAGCAACCGCTCGCTTCACTTGTTCTGCTGGAATACCTGAACCTCCGTGAAGTACCAGTGGAATATCGACCAATGCTGCAATTTTCTCGATTCGTTCAAAATCAATATGAGGATCGCCTTTGTAAATACCATGAGCTGTTCCGATCGCAGGTGCTAATGTGAGTACTCCTGTTTGTTTTACAAATTGTAGACATTCTTCAGGATCTGCTAATAAAGCATCTTGTTCATCGACAACGATATCGTCTTCTACCCCTCCTACTTTGCCAAGCTCTGCTTCTACATTCACACCAGCAGCATTTGCTATTTCCATAACTTTACTAGTGATGGCTACATTATCTTCATAAGGATGCATTGAAGCATCAATCATGACCGAGGTATAACCTGCCCGTATACATTCAATAATAAGATTGAACTCTGTACAATGATCCAAATGAAGTGCAATTGGAATAGAAGATTGATTCGCAGCAACTGTAGCTGCTTCGACTAGATACTTCGCACCTAAATGACGAACAGTACCTACTGTCGATTGGATAATAAGTGGAGATTCCATTTCTGTAGCAGCATCTACAACAGCCTGTAGCATTTCCAAAGTATGTACATTGAAAGCAGCTACAGCATAGTGATGTTCTCTTGCCTTTTGGAGCATGACAGTTGATGAAATAATTGGCATATTAGCATCTCCTTAATGATTGAATAAATCATTTAAATTGATTCTTTAGATCATTTTTTAATTATGATACTCTTAATTAATGATCAAAACAATCTTTTTTTATTTATTTTTACAAATTTATTTATTTTTCGATTAAAAAAGCATAATGAATATCACAATAATCAAATTTTGATTTAATAAATCATAAATATGATTGAAAAAATCAAATTAAAGAAATATACTATATATGAAGTCCGCTCGTAATGATTATCTTGCAAAATATACTATATGGAGGTCAATTCATGAACTTAACGTATCAGGAAGTGAAAAAGCAATATACAGCCCTACATCAGACATTCAATTATATGTTAGAACATCGTCAAGCTATCCAAGACTTACTGGAACAACTTCATCCTACTTCTATTACCTTTGTAGGTTGCGGTTCTAGTTACTGTTTAAGTGAATCGGCTGCTTTTTCTACTCGTTTGTATACCAATATGCTTGCATCCGCATTAGCAGGGGGCGATCTCATGCTAAATGCAAAGCGATATGCTCCCCTTTTGGCAAATACATTATTGGTTGCTCCATCACGTTCAGGTAGTACAAGCGAAATTATAGAAGCTATTCAACGTGTACGTAAACAACAACCTCTTGCCGTTCTTTCTATATCCTGTGTATCCAGTTCTCCTTTATCTACAGAAGCTGATTTATCGTTAGAATTACCATGGGCGTTTGATCATAGTGTATGCCAGACTCGTACAGTGACGAATTTGTATGTAGCTAATCTATTGATTAATGCTTTTTGGAGTAATAACGAAAAATTAATTGAGGATATTCAAAGTGCCATTCAAATGGGCGAATCTTATATGGAAAAAGTAGAAGCTTCGATTCGAGAAGTGGCTGATTTCGCATGGAAACGTGTCATTTTATTAGCAGATGGTGAATTACAAGGATTAGCTAATGAAGGTGCAATTGCTATCACTGAAATTGCTCAAGCAGAAGCTCATGCTTTTCACTTATTAGATGTTCGCCATGGTCCAATGGTAACTATTGATCAAGATACTTTGGTGATTGCAGCACTAACTGGAGAAGGCACATCGTATCAACACAATCTTATTCAAGATATCCATGCTCGTGGAGCACGAATTATTGCGTTAGCAGATCACTCCAATCGGATTCCAGACGCATCGGTAAATCTAGGCATTGTTTTAGAACAACCTTTGCATCCAGCAGCTCAAGGGATTCCTTTTATTTTCATCCCACAAATAGTAGCATTAGCCAGTGCAGAGCGTCAGAATATCAATCCTGATCAACCGGATGGATTGGAAGCATGGGTCAAGTTGTAAAGATCGATTTTTGATAGCTATAATGCCTTATATACAATAAAATCAAAAAGAGAACAGTCCTTTATAAGGATCTGTTCTCTTTTTGATTTTACTATTTTGCATGTAGTTTATTTATTTCATATCACACCCAGACCTGCTAATAACGTCCAAATTCCCGATAAAATGATCAAACCCAGTGAATACTTTTTAAATTTCTGTTCGTTCAAATACTTAACGGCTTTGACCCCTATCCATGTACCAATTAGCATCACCGGTAACATCCAACCTAGATATAGGCTCATCTCCTGATCGATCAATCCACTATATACAAAGGTAATAATCGTCA contains:
- a CDS encoding DeoR/GlpR family DNA-binding transcription regulator gives rise to the protein MEYSKSELRRTKIMDMIKKNGKISVQEITGVIGCSEATARRDLDLMEKEGQLIRTIGGAVYEGGSKISQDEVPFVDKQLAQQPDKQKIAEAAAALVVDGDVIGLTGGTTTFLIAMALKHHKNITVVTNAVNIAFELADAEGIQVVLTGGVMRSQSYELIGPLAESVIQKINLSKMFLGVDGVASERGFTMHSELEVRIAQQLSERSSEVYAVFDQSKLEKTALFTIMPLKEVTGIITNVHADSWLQQLCDKEHVQLQLV
- the fba gene encoding class II fructose-1,6-bisphosphate aldolase — protein: MPIISSTVMLQKAREHHYAVAAFNVHTLEMLQAVVDAATEMESPLIIQSTVGTVRHLGAKYLVEAATVAANQSSIPIALHLDHCTEFNLIIECIRAGYTSVMIDASMHPYEDNVAITSKVMEIANAAGVNVEAELGKVGGVEDDIVVDEQDALLADPEECLQFVKQTGVLTLAPAIGTAHGIYKGDPHIDFERIEKIAALVDIPLVLHGGSGIPAEQVKRAVALGMSKMNVATELRIAFSDAIKQIFDENPSENDPRKYMIPAKEAVKQLAMQKIGLCGSAGKAGVLQ
- a CDS encoding SIS domain-containing protein, with translation MNLTYQEVKKQYTALHQTFNYMLEHRQAIQDLLEQLHPTSITFVGCGSSYCLSESAAFSTRLYTNMLASALAGGDLMLNAKRYAPLLANTLLVAPSRSGSTSEIIEAIQRVRKQQPLAVLSISCVSSSPLSTEADLSLELPWAFDHSVCQTRTVTNLYVANLLINAFWSNNEKLIEDIQSAIQMGESYMEKVEASIREVADFAWKRVILLADGELQGLANEGAIAITEIAQAEAHAFHLLDVRHGPMVTIDQDTLVIAALTGEGTSYQHNLIQDIHARGARIIALADHSNRIPDASVNLGIVLEQPLHPAAQGIPFIFIPQIVALASAERQNINPDQPDGLEAWVKL
- a CDS encoding 1-phosphofructokinase family hexose kinase; translated protein: MITTVTLNAAVDKTYYMDSFATHQVNRVRRVLTEPGGKGNNVAKIIKLLGGEVIASGCIGGDNGQQIDHLLQTRKISTDFVMTSGESRICLNIIDESNQHASTELLEPGLIISSSQWIAIKQKIQQLAQMSTIIVFSGSLPQGVATNGYAELIEIVQQAGGHAFLDTSGAAFTDSIQAKPYFIKPNQQELEQWTNTLLTTDQQYIDAAWLLIDRGIEKVCITRGSQGSIAIINKQVYQVISPSIQAINTVGCGDAFVAGMAFATSKQYEPIQQLKLASAVATANALSEKAGDMDYATYLELESAVQVIPL